Proteins from a genomic interval of Kitasatospora herbaricolor:
- a CDS encoding thioesterase II family protein, producing the protein MSTTDTAHRSWPTDGTTAAGTAPEETSLWVRHFHRRPDAPVRLLCLPHAGGSASVFRPWATAAGPHLEVLALQYPGRQDRYRERPVEDIAELADRAVPAVRAAVGDRPYGLFGHSMGALLAFELTRRLEDTGHGPDLLAVSGRRPPSAVRTGEYAHLVDDAALTAHLRELSGTDPRLLADEEALQMILPAVRADLTAVDRHQAAPGATVDAPVLAITGDSDPWVTPGEAAAWHLRTTASFDLRVYSGGHFYLENLQEELLALLGGRLAPAGAR; encoded by the coding sequence ATGAGCACCACGGACACCGCGCACCGCTCGTGGCCCACTGACGGCACCACGGCGGCCGGCACCGCGCCGGAGGAGACCTCGCTGTGGGTACGGCACTTCCACCGCCGGCCGGACGCGCCCGTCCGGCTGCTCTGCCTGCCGCACGCCGGCGGCTCCGCCTCGGTCTTCCGGCCCTGGGCGACCGCGGCCGGCCCCCATCTGGAGGTGCTCGCGCTCCAGTACCCGGGCCGTCAGGACCGCTACCGCGAAAGGCCCGTGGAGGACATCGCCGAACTCGCCGACCGTGCCGTCCCCGCGGTCCGCGCGGCGGTCGGCGACCGGCCCTACGGCCTGTTCGGGCACAGCATGGGCGCCCTGCTCGCCTTCGAGCTGACCCGCCGGCTGGAAGACACCGGCCACGGCCCCGACCTGCTCGCGGTCTCCGGCCGCCGGCCGCCCTCGGCCGTCCGCACCGGGGAGTACGCCCACCTCGTCGACGACGCCGCGCTCACCGCCCACCTGCGGGAACTCAGCGGCACGGACCCGCGCCTGCTCGCCGACGAGGAGGCCCTGCAGATGATCCTGCCCGCCGTCCGCGCCGACCTGACCGCGGTGGACCGCCACCAGGCCGCCCCGGGCGCCACCGTCGACGCGCCCGTCCTCGCGATCACCGGGGACAGCGACCCGTGGGTGACCCCCGGGGAGGCCGCGGCGTGGCACCTCCGCACGACGGCCTCCTTCGATCTGCGGGTGTACTCCGGCGGCCACTTCTACCTGGAGAACCTCCAGGAGGAGCTGCTGGCCCTGCTCGGCGGCCGCCTCGCGCCCGCCGGCGCCCGCTGA
- a CDS encoding AfsR/SARP family transcriptional regulator: MRYEILGSLRVDTGSSTSTVNARNMEVVLATLLVRTEEVVPIPQLAHEIWGDAPPRRHLAAIHVYISQLRKLLADADRPESVIATRSPGYVLRLGPDDRLDSEEFQQLMQSGRKAARAGRPEEAAVAFEAALELWRGPALGDLRAGPILDGFTTWAEEARLECVGMHIDAGLASGRHRELIGRLYSLVAEHPLHEAFHRQLMIALYRSERQADALRVYRSAHRILTAELGIEPGRALREVQRAILAADHRLDLTGPARGDRAEQPSDLDDRADLTERTVARRTAGDARTGRREAA; this comes from the coding sequence TTGAGATACGAAATTCTCGGAAGCCTGCGCGTCGACACCGGGAGCAGCACCTCGACCGTCAACGCCCGGAACATGGAGGTCGTGCTGGCGACGCTGCTGGTCAGGACGGAGGAAGTGGTCCCGATACCGCAACTCGCCCACGAGATCTGGGGGGACGCCCCACCCCGCCGCCATCTGGCCGCGATCCACGTGTACATCTCCCAACTGCGCAAGCTGCTCGCCGACGCCGACCGGCCGGAGAGCGTCATCGCCACCCGCTCCCCCGGGTACGTCCTGCGGCTGGGCCCGGACGACCGGCTGGACTCCGAGGAGTTCCAGCAGTTGATGCAGAGCGGGCGCAAGGCCGCCCGGGCCGGGAGGCCGGAGGAGGCCGCCGTCGCCTTCGAGGCGGCGCTGGAGCTGTGGCGCGGACCCGCGCTCGGCGACCTGCGGGCCGGCCCGATCCTGGACGGCTTCACCACCTGGGCCGAGGAGGCCCGGCTGGAGTGCGTCGGCATGCACATCGACGCCGGGCTGGCCTCCGGGCGGCACCGTGAACTGATCGGCCGGCTCTACTCGCTGGTTGCCGAGCACCCGCTGCACGAGGCGTTCCACCGTCAGCTGATGATCGCGCTGTACCGCTCGGAGCGGCAGGCGGACGCGCTGCGGGTGTACCGCTCGGCGCACCGGATCCTGACCGCCGAGCTGGGCATCGAGCCCGGCCGGGCGCTGCGCGAGGTGCAGCGCGCGATCCTGGCCGCCGACCACCGCCTGGACCTGACCGGCCCCGCCCGGGGTGATCGCGCGGAGCAGCCGTCGGACCTCGACGACCGGGCCGACCTCACCGAACGAACCGTCGCCCGCCGCACGGCCGGCGACGCCCGCACCGGACGCCGGGAGGCGGCATGA